DNA from Gadus chalcogrammus isolate NIFS_2021 chromosome 11, NIFS_Gcha_1.0, whole genome shotgun sequence:
TTTCCCTTCACGAGGTGTTCCAAATAGTTGGCTCTCAACTGACAGTGGAGGATATTGAGGTGCTGTCGTGTCTGCTGGACGAAGCGTTTTGTGCACAACACCCCCTTGATCCAGCAGCGTGGACAGTCAAGCCCTGCAAGGAAGACCCAACTGACCCAGGCGTGCCCCCTACTGCTGCGCTCCTTAGTGCGTGGAGGAGGTTGAAACCCCAGGGTAACCCAGGGAATACGGCCTCCCTGCACACCCCTAAAAGCGGCCTggatctgctgctgcagctggagaGACGAGGTTACCTCAGTGAAGGAAACCTGGAGCCCTTGCTCCAGCTCCTGAGGGTCCTCACTCGTCACGATCTCTTGCCCTTAGTTTCACGCAAGAAAAGGAGGACAGGTGAGGTGCTTTTTATTGTCAATGTCACAATACATAATCCGATCACTTAACTTGATCTAAATGTCTTGCAGATGAGGCATACAATTGTGTAGATGTATATGGTATGACGTATGTTCAATCAAGGTGTGGAAAACAGTCTTTATTGAAATACAGGGAATAAAACATAACTTATGTTGTACAAGTTAGAAATAATTCAAATGTGGCCCCCATTTTGTCTATTTGGAAACTGATATTGGATTCCTATTGGAGAAAATTGGTAgccttttaaaataaattgtttgCATATTGATATTGGAGCGACCAGATGTTGACCCATGTTTCTTTTCTCATTAAGTGTCTCCAGAACGAATAGTTCCCTACTTTGCTACACAGAACAAAATGATGCCTGTGTCAACAATAACAGACTGGAGAACTGGTGAGTAAGCACACATTCCTGGATGCGTGTTGCTTTTTAATACTCATTATACATCCTTTTAAGGAATGACATTCCAGCATTGGAAgttcaatacattttattttattaattggtCAATTCAATACGTTTTTAATTTACTTAATTGTAACTCTTTGAAGGcgcaatttatatatatatatatatatatatatatatatatatatatatatatttatatattctacGTCATTAAAATAGGCGAAGGCTATGATAATAGTTTCATGATAATGTCCTCGAAATCCTTTAATATTGTAGTTTTCCTCTTCACCACAAGGGTGTCATACAAGAATGTGGTCTGGGCCTACAGAAACATAAATGAATACCATAACAccgacaacaaaaacataaaagaagACTTGACATTGACTGGGCTGGATTTCCTTGATTAAGTACCAGCCTTGTCCTTCCAGATACTAGCAGCCCCTCCCTGCCTGGGGACCctgcctgcaggaggaggagacggaagaGGGGTTACGGCTGGAGCCGCAGGCCCAAGCGGTCCAACCGGCCGGGCCCTCCGCAGCTGCCGCCAACAGACGCAGTTTACTTCGGTGAGTGCACCTTTTTTATTATCTCTAACAGGGCTCCCCCACCTATAACctgcctctctcttcttcttcatttTCCCACCATAATCTCTCCCCATCACTTTTACGACCCAGTACTCTTTGTGAGTTGGTTCTGTTTACCAACTCCATCATCTATTCATCTCAAACATCCATGGTTCTTTACAGCGTTGTAGTCAGATCCCCATCTGTCATGCAAACTAACGTCCATGCTTTGTGTGTAAGCCCTGTTCTACCTTTAGAGGTAATTATGGGTGTCTAACTAATCCagttttttcagattttttagaCATTTTCTGCAAGGACAGCCTAGGGAGTAACGAGGGAGGCATGAATGTGAACTACCACCTACAATCAATGTAACCTGTGCTGACCTCTCAGAACAGGTCCTACTTTAAATGCATTAAAAAATGCAACTAAAGCCCTTTAACAATATATAGCTTTACATTTTATTCAATAATATTTCGAAACAAATAAACCattgttttaatttgtttaatcaaTTTAATCACATCCTACAACTGATTTATTCAGCAAATGCCAAATGATGGGTTACAATACCTCGTATACAATAATCTTTCTACCGGTACCCAcagaacccctcccactcatgcCACCCAGCCAACCGAGCCAGTCTAGTTCACTTCACACAGCTGCATAGGCAGTTGGAGTGGACAGAACACGTTGAGTTTTTAGAATCCTGGAAGTCTCCCGCCTACTAGCTGGTAAAGGCTAAATCttacacattgcgactttaaTGACAATTATAGTCAAACTCTAGCTCTGTATGTTATTACAGAGTTGCCAAAATATTTTTCTTAGCCATGTTATAATATTCCTTCAGTGATCATAGTATTAAGCTAAATGtttatagaaaaaaaacaacataaaaaaacatcgTTGTTGATTGATTGTGTTGCACCCAATTACTTGCAAGGAAAAATATGACTGTTGACCTTGAACCCTGCAGGACCGTTTCATCGCAGATCAGTTATGCCCCCAGAATAATTAATTTGCGACAGATGTATGACGCCAATGAGCTCAGGTCTATTTTTAAGGTAATGACCAGAAGGCTGGTTTTCAAAACTGCTCATGGAATTGAAAGGAATAGTCAAATACTGATGTTTCAAAAAGATTACATTGAAACATTTAACTCAATGCAAGTTGAATGACTACAGAGGCTTGGGGGATTGTCTTGCGGTACTTGAgcttaaaacaaacaacacaacagaatAGTAGAATGCAATACATGAATGCCAGACAGGACATGACAAACATCATGATGTAAAGCCAAGCGTCCATTCGAAAGGGCCGCTTTTGATGACAGAAGGGGAGGTGGCTGGCAGACTTCTATATCTTCGCCCATTTTCTCACATGCcaattgatttatttatgtCTGGACAGGTTTTGATGAAACaacctttttattttccatgacTTAAAACACCTACCTGATCTGGGGggttctctccctgcctctgtgTCCTCTattcccttcctctctgctcattccacctctttctctccccccactAAAGCATTACCTTCAGAGCCCAATCTGGTACGCAGTCTGCTATCGTTTTCCCCCTCCAGTAACAGACTTGCCTGCTCCATTTAGCACTTGAAACAGCCCATGATGGGCTCCATTCCTGCTTAACATTAATGACATGGcgatgatatcagcctgaacaAGTGATTTTTTAATGAGTCATTTAGATCGGAAAAAACTTCATTTCCTGAGTTTTTACCTGCCTTCCTTATGCCTAAACAATTCCTCTGACTGCAGTGGgatgaaacaaacacaaaacatgaatgGCCTTTGACATTGATTGAAATATGCTTGCCATTCATGGAGGTGCTTTCAATGGTGGTGTTTCTCAATGACTGTCCTGCCAATGACGGCGTTCAGGCCGACGCATGCTTTACTAAAACGCATCCTCTGTTCATATCGAGCTAATGCAAAAGCCGGCCTGGCTAGCTATGCAGAGTTAGGAGTGATGAGAGTGAAAATGTTGCTGTCTTGACGCCAACATTTGATTCCAGCAGGTTGACTCAGGATTGCGACTCAGAAAGAGTAGCCTTGGAATCAATGGATGCATGgagaaaataaatgtgaaaaacAGGGAGGCTGGGAAACGAAAAAAGAAAGTCTGTAAGTTCGTCTCTCTGCTATGTGCGCACACGCATGAGTGTGCAGCTCAGTTGCGGTCTCTCTCCTGCATCGGTGTGCAAAGtaaacccctccctcctctcacagaggttgggggggggtgtattCAATGTACCATCTTATAGCTGTCCTTCCTGACCCCTTCACAAAACAATCCTGTGCTGCAATCCTGTGCTTCCTTCCTTGCTTTTGTATTTGGATGCAGTGGATGAATGCATCTTCTAAATCTTTTCTATTGAAATTTTCTCATTTGTCTTTTTCTCAACTCACTTGAAAGAACTTGACCTACATTTGATCTGAGAAAGACTGATCTGAATAGCTTGGCTGATATTTCAATTGTGTTTCAAATTTTGTGACGCTTTGATCGTTTCATATGAaccaaaatatattatttacaaCCAAAACCCACATCTCTTGGAAAATACTAAACCAATGCCTGTTTGTACTCGCACTACCTTCAGTGGCTTCAGTAGTGTGACCGACATCCATAAATGTCCAAATAGTTTGGCTGGATGGTCCGAATGTTTGGTTGTCTGGTTTACAAAGCATAATCTGTCTTCAGGCCCCCAAGTCACCATATTTACATCTGTAAGGCGGTTCAACTGGCTCTCTCAGGTCTGTCCTCCATATTATGTCTTGGTGAATACCTAAAATGGCTGACAATCAGCCTGGAGGCAGAGCACAGTAGTTTATgaaccacagtgtgtgtgtgtgtgtgtgtgtgtgtgtgtgtgtgtgtgtgtgtgtgtgtgtgtgtgtgtgtgtgtgtgtgtgtgtgtgtgtgtgtgtgtgtgtgtgtgtgtgtgtgtgtgtgtgtgagcggagaTAGATAGGGCACTTGGGCCAGTTGACGGCTCCACCTCTAATACCATTACCTGTCAGTATTCATTTCTCAGATCATTTTCAGTGAAGTGTCTCAATTACCATCCGAATGTTACAACGTCCACTACAAGTGCTGGacactgtgttctgtgtgtgtggaaatcTTCAGCAGCAAGTGTCGGCTTATCTAAATAGGATGCCTGTTAGTGGTTAGCACGGACCATAACCCTGAGAAATATTAAGCTCATAGTGTGAAGAAATGGGGCTGGGGGATTGTGGGTACTCATACGCATCCCGCTTAGATGCTACTTTGTCACTGTAGAGTGCTGATCTGCAGTCCATTCCTCGAGGATTTACTTTCCATTGCCAGTTGTAGCCCTAATGACCAATCTCTTCGCCAACTAATAGAGGCTTTGCCATGTCTGCCTGTTCTTGAAAAAAAGAGTCAGAAGCGTTCCAATGGACCCATATCCAACCCACTTGtgcttttctctcctctctctctctccctccgcctgtCCTTTCTGTGTCCACAGTTCTAAACAGACCGACCTGTGTATgtcaggaagacacacacacacacacacacacacacacacacacacacacacacacacacacacacacacacacacacacacacacacacacacacacacacacacacacacacacacagtgtgtcctCAGACACAATAAGAGGGTGAAAACGAACACTGAGCGCTCAAACTACGCAAAAAATAAAGATACCCagagctattttttttttttgtcgagTGGGGGGAAATCACAAAGAGTTTTGTCTGCCTGTTTCTCCTGCGCTCCCCCAACTCTCTCCAccggctctccctctctctcgtggtCAGTCGTTGAGCAGGAGAACGGATCAATAAACGGTTGAAGCTCCCTGCACCAAGTGACTTCTTATAAATGGGTACTTAAAACTTTTTTTGggggtgtgtggttgtttttgtcttttttcctGGTGGGTTGAGATAAAGGAAGCAGAGAAGGGCTTGGTTttttaagaggggggggggggggatgaaaacTTCTAATGTCGTTTTTTTAAGTGCATTGCTCTGCTGTCTGCTGAAGCGTGAAGTGCTCTGTAACCCTAACGAAATGACTGCTGCTGTGCTGCTGTCATTccgttatttatatatttatatatttatttagtattCCGCCGCTATCTTTTCACCCCATGCCGCTCCAATAGGAAACGGAGAAGGAGGTCTATAAATGCATTTAGTCACATGAAGGGCGAGTGTTTATCTCAAGAGGGGCTTTAGCTTTTTTTAAGACGTCTCAAAGTATAAACTTGCTGTCCTTGTGCTTTGTTCAACGTCTCTCCGGATCCTTCTTGGTTGTGGAATCAATGTATTGCCAAATGGAGCCCTCCCTCTGGGACACTGTTCCCCTGCCTGTGTGAGAAGGGCGATGCTCTGTTTGTCCTTCTGTAGATGCATTTGCCTCCCATTAAAGAGGGATTCAGTCCGCACCTGCTATGTTAATGAGGAGTTTGACAGTCAGTGTGTGTAGGAACTGATTGTGTTGTATGCTTAAGGTCCCTCATAACTTGTTATAGGCAAGTGGCCTGTCATGCTCCACTTTCTTTATTTGCCCATGGacttgttattattttgttctAATTTTTCTCAAAGTCAACCCTTGTGTTTTTAGGTCAATCAAACTGTTCTTTGCTCTTTTTCTTACATTGACACAAAGATAATCTATTGCAAACGTCTCCTGCCTTCACTTATTGTCTTTCTTTAAATTGGTTAGTTATTCCTTCATGTTCTTTCCTTTCCAACTTACTCTTTACAAATATATCCAAAAGGAGCAAATGTAAAGTTACACTGTTAACTATAATTCTTCACCGTTTTGACTAGCAGAAATCCACTTTGATTTTATGTTCAATACTTGAACTTGCTTTATTTAGTACCAGAACCTTTCTTTCAATTAAACCAATTGCTTCGTATTTCTTTTACATATTCCATCATAGTCTTTGCTTTCTAGATGTTGAATGTTTCTATAAATGTCCGATATTTGTGAGCATGAAACGCAGTTTTAGCTGAAAACAATAATGCCCGTTGCAAGAAGACATCTGAGGCTGTTCCCTGAGATCACACCACTGGAAGTGTACGTACCATCCCGATGGTGAAAGGGGTTGTagggtttggggggaggggtgtctTTGTTTCAGCTCAAAAGTCGCCTGCTCCAGGTGTCCGCTGCGAGCTCTGGGATAACGACATGAGACGAGGATCACTGCGTTGCTCTTGCTCAGTACAGTATGTATCTTCTGATCCTTCTCTGTGCTTCGTTGTGCTGTTGCATGAACGCCAATCCTTTTACTGTGGAGCTCAAAGGCCATTTGTTTTGGGACCCTAATGACTTTAATAttttatctgttttttttagAACAGAAACATAccaaaaatacaatataattttaaaacatattGCCCTTATTAACCACATCCACAACGCTATTTGATTCTCCTCTGCCTTTCCTTAGTTGTTCTGAGCCTGAAATCTCAATCCTTGaatcctgcctgtctgtctattaAAAAACTGGTAATTGAACCAAAGAACTCTAACACATAGTGCTCTAGTGAATATTCAGCTTCTCCAATTCTGAATGATCCACTACCCAATCCTACCCTACCGCTCTGCAAACCTTATTGTCTGCACTCCTCAACACGCGCTCTCCACAGGCTGCTCTCAAAGAGTTCCCACTAGCTCCTCCAGTCAGTCCGCCGACACAGTGTCACAATCCAAGCCCTTCCACCTTCCTAATGCAGACCCTGCTTGATGCAGTCCATTCAATGTGACCAACTTCAACAAGCCGATCTGGTTAACTCTTCCTTTATGTCCCTCTTTCCCTTTGTGTTCTGACCTGTGATCACGTCCTtgaccttcaccaccacccctcctccaatTCCACTTCAACTCCTGTCCCGTTTCAACTGCCCAAACATCTATTACTCTTCTTCCAACTTCCCTCTTCCTCATTCCacatcctctgcctctctcgtcTTGTATCGTCCTCGCTGCTCCACCTCTCACTGCATCATCAACTCATCCGCTCTTCTCATCAACTTAtctaccctccctccccctccccctcgccggcgacgacgcccccccccccccccccccccccccaccacagctGACGTGCGGCTGCGCGTTCGTGCCGAGTACCAGGAGCACGAGGCGGCGCTGCGCAGCGGCGTGTCGTCGGACAAACCCCACCCGCTGGAGCGGCAGTTTGAGCTGTTCAGCCGCGCCAGCTCCCTGCTGGGCGCCCGCAGCCTGGGCTCGGTGGGCTGCAACATAAAGTTCACGGACTGGGAGAACCTGCAGGCCTTCTGGAAGGACTACCTGAGTGGGGTGCTGCTGGAGGCCCTGAAGTGCGTGTTCATCACCGACTCCATGCTGCAGGCGGCGGGGCGGGAGGGCGTGCGGCTGCTGATCAGCGTGGACCAGGACGACTACGAGGAGGGCTGCCGGGTCCTGGCGGCCGGCCGGGGGAGGTTGAGGATGCCCTCCGTCAGCGGTGGGTAGATGCAGAGGGGATTGGGTATGTAGACGCTTGAGCACCTGCTGATTATTGATCTATGACGTTGTTTATGAACAAACATGGTTTAACAaggtgctatatgaatgaagtctGTTATTATATCCTATATCCTAAAAAATAGTTTTCACACTCTTTACACTTCAGTATGGAGTGGAAATGGTAACCACCGTCCTCATTGGTTTACGGTTTGAATACAATACACGAAtgaaccactagatggcag
Protein-coding regions in this window:
- the dedd1 gene encoding death effector domain-containing 1 isoform X2 encodes the protein MRVSSDMDFIQTPSYCLNDSFYCDETECLNYYEMLSLHEVFQIVGSQLTVEDIEVLSCLLDEAFCAQHPLDPAAWTVKPCKEDPTDPGVPPTAALLSAWRRLKPQGNPGNTASLHTPKSGLDLLLQLERRGYLSEGNLEPLLQLLRVLTRHDLLPLVSRKKRRTVSPERIVPYFATQNKMMPVSTITDWRTDTSSPSLPGDPACRRRRRKRGYGWSRRPKRSNRPGPPQLPPTDAVYFADVRLRVRAEYQEHEAALRSGVSSDKPHPLERQFELFSRASSLLGARSLGSVGCNIKFTDWENLQAFWKDYLSGVLLEALKCVFITDSMLQAAGREGVRLLISVDQDDYEEGCRVLAAGRGRLRMPSVSGG
- the dedd1 gene encoding death effector domain-containing 1 isoform X1 yields the protein MRVSSDMDFIQTPSYCLNDSFYCDETECLNYYEMLSLHEVFQIVGSQLTVEDIEVLSCLLDEAFCAQHPLDPAAWTVKPCKEDPTDPGVPPTAALLSAWRRLKPQGNPGNTASLHTPKSGLDLLLQLERRGYLSEGNLEPLLQLLRVLTRHDLLPLVSRKKRRTVSPERIVPYFATQNKMMPVSTITDWRTDTSSPSLPGDPACRRRRRKRGYGWSRRPKRSNRPGPPQLPPTDAVYFADVRLRVRAEYQEHEAALRSGVSSDKPHPLERQFELFSRASSLLGARSLGSVGCNIKFTDWENLQAFWKDYLSGVLLEALKCVFITDSMLQAAGREGVRLLISVDQDDYEEGCRVLAAGRGRLRMPSVSGAAS
- the dedd1 gene encoding death effector domain-containing 1 isoform X4, translating into MRVSSDMDFIQTPSYCLNDSFYCDETECLNYYEMLSLHEVFQIVGSQLTVEDIEVLSCLLDEAFCAQHPLDPAAWTVKPCKEDPTDPGVPPTAALLSAWRRLKPQGNPGNTASLHTPKSGLDLLLQLERRGYLSEGNLEPLLQLLRVLTRHDLLPLVSRKKRRTVSPERIVPYFATQNKMMPVSTITDWRTDTSSPSLPGDPACRRRRRKRGYGWSRRPKRSNRPGPPQLPPTDAVYFGGGAGGRAAADQRGPGRLRGGLPGPGGRPGEVEDALRQRWVDAEGIGSCILRRMYKW
- the dedd1 gene encoding death effector domain-containing 1 isoform X3, producing the protein MRVSSDMDFIQTPSYCLNDSFYCDETECLNYYEMLSLHEVFQIVGSQLTVEDIEVLSCLLDEAFCAQHPLDPAAWTVKPCKEDPTDPGVPPTAALLSAWRRLKPQGNPGNTASLHTPKSGLDLLLQLERRGYLSEGNLEPLLQLLRVLTRHDLLPLVSRKKRRTERIVPYFATQNKMMPVSTITDWRTDTSSPSLPGDPACRRRRRKRGYGWSRRPKRSNRPGPPQLPPTDAVYFADVRLRVRAEYQEHEAALRSGVSSDKPHPLERQFELFSRASSLLGARSLGSVGCNIKFTDWENLQAFWKDYLSGVLLEALKCVFITDSMLQAAGREGVRLLISVDQDDYEEGCRVLAAGRGRLRMPSVSGAAS